A single region of the Salvia splendens isolate huo1 chromosome 18, SspV2, whole genome shotgun sequence genome encodes:
- the LOC121777940 gene encoding phosphoenolpyruvate carboxykinase (ATP) 1-like codes for MAANGMNNGATGRNGLAKIHTEKRADEVCHDDSTTPMKAQTIDELHSLQMKKSAPTTPLNGIQGLFAEEERTKQQLQSISASLASLTRETGPKVVRGDPASKSATPRVVSHHHHHVSPTISVSDSSLKFTHVLYNLSPAELYEQAIKYEKGSFISSSGALATLSGAKTGRSPKDKRVVRDETTGHDLWWGKGSPNIEMDEQTFMVNRERAVDYLNSLDKVFVNDQFLNWDPQNRIKVRIVSARAYHSLFMHNMCIRPTAEELENFGTPDFTIYNAGQFPCNRYTHYMTSSTSIDLNLARREMVILGTQYAGEMKKGLFSVMHYLMPKRQILSLHSGCNMGKDGDVALFFGLSGTGKTTLSTDHNRYLIGDDEHCWSDNGVSNIEGGCYAKCIDLSREKEPDIWNAIKFGTVLENVVFDEHTREVDYSDKSVTENTRAAYPIEYIPNAKIPCVASHPKNVILLACDAFGVLPPVSKLTLAQTMYHFISGYTALVAGTEEGIKEPQATFSACFGAAFIMLHPTKYAAMLAEKMQKHGATGWLVNTGWSGGRYGSGSRIKLAYTRKIIDAIHSGSLLKAEYKRTEVFGLEIPTAVEGVPSDILEPMNTWTDEKAYKETLLKLGGLFKNNFGGFVAHKIGKDGKLTDEILAAGPVF; via the exons GCGCAGACGATCGACGAGCTTCATTCTCTCCAGATGAAGAAATCGGCTCCGACTACGCCGCTCAACGGGATTCAAGGCCTTTTCGCCGAGGAAGAGCGCACCAAGCAGCAGCTCCAGTCCATCAG TGCGTCATTGGCATCTCTGACGAGAGAAACAGGGCCCAAGGTGGTGAGGGGAGATCCGGCGAGTAAGTCGGCGACGCCGCGGGTTGTgagccaccaccaccaccatgtgAGCCCCACCATCAGCGTCAGTGACAGCTCTCTCAAATTCACTCACGTCCTCTACAACCTATCGCCTGCTG AACTGTACGAGCAGGCAATCAAGTATGAGAAAGGTTCATTCATTTCGTCAAGCGGCGCCCTCGCTACTCTCTCCGGCGCCAAGACAGGGCGTTCCCCTAAAGACAAACGCGTTGTCAGGGATGAAACCACTGGGCATGATCTCTGGTGGGGAAA GGGATCACCAAACATTGAAATGGATGAGCAGACATTTATGGTGAACAGAGAAAGAGCCGTCGATTATTTGAATTCATTGGACAAG GTCTTTGTGAATGATCAATTCCTGAACTGGGATCCACAGAACCGTATCAAAGTTAGGATAGTGTCAGCCAGGGCTTATCATTCCTTGTTCATGCACAACAT GTGTATCCGACCCACAGCTGAAGAGCTGGAGAACTTTGGTACTCCGGACTTCACTATATACAATGCCGGACAGTTCCCATGTAATCGTTACACACACTACATGACATCCTCCACTAGCATAGATTTAAACCTTGCTAGAAGAGAAATGGTCATCCTCGGCACCCAGTATGCCGGGGAGATGAAGAAAGGCCTTTTCAGTGTAATGCACTATCTCATGCCTAAGCGTCAAATTCTGTCACTACATTCTGGTTGCAATATGGGCAAAGATGGAGACGTCGCTCTCTTCTTTGGCTTATCAG GCACTGGAAAAACTACCCTGTCCACTGATCACAACCGCTACCTAATTGGAGATGACGAACACTGCTGGAGTGATAACGGTGTATCCAACATTGAAGGTGGCTGCTATGCAAAGTGCATCGATCTGTCAAGGGAGAAGGAGCCAGACATTTGGAATGCTATCAAGTTTGGAACTG TGTTGGAGAATGTGGTATTTGATGAGCACACCAGAGAAGTGGATTACTCTGACAAATCTGTCACAG AGAACACTCGAGCGGCCTATCCTATCGAATATATCCCCAATGCCAAAATTCCGTGTGTCGCCTCACACCCGAAGAATGTCATACTCCTGGCATGCGATGCATTTGGCGTGCTTCCACCAGTGAGCAAGCTCACCCTGGCTCAAACAATGTATCATTTCATCAGTGGCTACACTGCTCTG GTTGCTGGCactgaagaaggaatcaaggaACCACAAGCAACATTCTCAGCCTGTTTCGGGGCAGCATTTATAATGCTGCATCCTACAAAATACGCGGCCATGTTGGCGGAAAAGATGCAGAAGCATGGTGCTACTGGGTGGCTAGTTAACACAGGCTGGTCAGGTGGAAG ATATGGGTCTGGGAGCCGTATCAAACTAGCATACACTCGTAAGATCATTGATGCGATCCACTCGGGTAGCCTGTTGAAGGCGGAATACAAGCGAACAGAGGTTTTCGGGCTTGAGATTCCGACTGCGGTTGAGGGTGTGCCTTCAGATATATTGGAGCCCATGAACACT TGGACGGATGAAAAAGCTTACAAGGAGACTCTGCTGAAACTAGGTGGGCTTTTCAAGAACAACTTTGGAGGATTTGTGGCTCATAAGATTGGCAAGGACGGCAAGCTCACCGATGAAATTCTTGCTGCTGGTCCTGTTTTCTGA